The Pyxidicoccus sp. MSG2 DNA segment ACGGCGGCACAGTGACAACCATTGAAGCCCTTCCAGGGTGCAGTGGAGCTCGGCCGCGAGCGTCTCTTCAGAGCAGCCCTCGAGCTGGAGGTATCGCGCGAAGGCGTACCCGAGCATCCAGGCCTCTCCATGGCTGCGTCGCACCGCGGCTCCGAGCCAGGCGGGAGTCGACATCGGAATCCTCCTTTGTGCGTATTTCCATGGATTGCCCATGGCCTCTTTCGGAGACACCGGGCGGAGTTCGACAAACGCTCCGACGTCGCGGTTGACGTGGAATGGAAAGATGCGTGGCTCGCACTTCGGGTTTCCGCGACGAAGGAATGGGTCAAGACGGCGCAACGCCGGACTGCTTCCGAGAGGGGACCCCATGACATCCATGCACTGCCGTGTCGCCACCACCCAGCGCGAGCTCGATGACGCGCTGCGCGTCCGCTGGGCCGTCTTTGGCGGAGAGCTGCGTTTGATTTCCGGGAAGGTGCCGCCGTCCCGGCGCGAGGTGGGCTGTTTCGACACGTTGGACACGACGATGCACCTGGTCGTCTACGCGGACCGCGAGCCGGTGGCGACGGCGCGGCTGCTGCTGCCGAACCCGGAGGTGGCGCACGACACCGGGGGACGGCTGGGCCTCGAGCTGGAGCAGCGACTGGACCTGTCGGGTGTCGTGGGGCCGAGCCGGCTGTTCGCGGAGACGGCGCGCTTCTGCGTGCTCGAACGGTGGCGGCACTCGGAGGCGGTGGCGCGGCTGCACGCGGGCATCTACGAGGAGAGCCGGAGGCGCGGGGTGACGCACTGGATTGCGGCGGCGAACCTGGACACGGACTCGGAGGAGGACGCGCGCCTCGTGTACCAGGTGGCGGCGCACCGGGGCTGGCTGAGCCCGCGCTGGAAGGTGAAGGTGTCCGTGCCAGGGGAGCCACCCGCCATTCCAAGTGACCCGCTGTACACACCCCAGGAGCGGGCGCGCGCGAGGCAGGGGCAGTTGGACGGGCTGCGAATGCCTCGGGCGCCCTCGCTGTTCGCGAGGAAGATGGGGGCGAGGTTCGTCTCCGAGGCCATCTACGAGGCGGGCTTCCGCCGCTTCACCCTGCCGCTGATTGCCGCGCTGGATGAGATTCCGGCGAGCACCCTGGCGCGGTTCGAGGCGCTGGACTCCCGCGCCTCCCACGCCGCCTGAAGCCAGCCGCGCTTCGACACCCGGCGGCGTGAGGACGCCTGGGAGTAGGGGGAGACCATACCTCCAGGGAGGTAGAGACAACTCGGTACCCGGAGTCCATCCTCCCGTTCGAACAGTTGCACCGGCTGTGGAGGACGCGCCGCGCGGTTCATCACCCAGGTCCAGCTCGAGGGAGGGCGCCGTCACGGGCCCGAGCACCTGGGTGGCGTAGCGCCGGTACAGACGAGGGGTGCGACTGCTGGGCGCCGCGAGTGGGTCTGGAACTACGAAGGGGCCAGACCCGCTCGTGGCCGCTCAGGTGGGCTTGAGGAAGCGGGCGTCCTGGTAGGCCCATGGAGCAACATCGTCAAGTGAGCACCTGGTCCCTCAAGCAGATTCTTGCGAGCCTTCATGACGACATCCAGCAGCGGCTGTCGATTGCTCGCCGGTCGTTCCATCACCCTGGAACCAAGGGTGACGCCAGCGAGCGTGTCTGGCTGGAGCTGCTGCAAACCTACTTGTCCCAGCGATACCAGGCCACTACCGCACACGTGGTGGACAGCGATGGCCGCTTCAGCGACCAGATCGACGTTGTTGTCTTTGATCGGCAGTACTCGCCGTTCATCTTCAACTTTGAGGGCCAGACAATCCTTCCGGCGGAGAGCGTATACGCCGTCTTCGAGGCGAAGCAGTCCATCAACGCCACGCAGGTTGCATATGCGAGGCAGAAGGTCGCGAGCGTTCGGCAACTGAAGCGGACGAGCCTCCCCATCCCCCATGCGGGTGGAACGTATCCTCCGAAGTCCTTGCAGCCCATCTTGGGCGGCTTACTGACGCTGGAGAGCGAGTGGACCCCACCCCTCGGCGATGCTCTCCTTGAGGCTCTTGCCACAGGAGACGCGGCCGGCCATCTCGATATCGGCTGTGTCGCCGCTCATGGGCTCTACTTCCTTGGCCAGAATGGTTCGTATGTCGTCACGGAGAAGGGTAAGCCTGCGACAGCGTTTCTGCTGGAGCTGATTGCTCGTCTTCAAACGATGGCGACCGTCCCGATGATTGATGTTCGGGCCTACGCGCGCTGGCTCGCGGACTGAGTTGGCGCAGGCCGTGCCGACGTAGATGATACGGAGCAGAGTGTGAATCTGGATTTCCTAGATGAGCAGATGGCTGAACTTTCCAGGCAACTTGAACCCAGTGAGGCCCAGCGAAGTGCCGCCAGGAAGAGTCAGCGCGCAATCCGTGAGGCGCTCGACTCTGGCAACATGGCCAGCCGCATCATCACAGACTACCTGAGTGGCAGCTACGCGAGACACACCGCTATCGCGCCAATCGACGATGTAGACATCATCTTTGTGATCGATCCATCCAAGTGGAGGAATCCGGGCTCTGGCGGACGTCCGGCTCCCGAGAAGGTTCTGGAGACCTTCGCCGGCGCCATTCGCCTAAGACGCGACAGCAGCACGGTCATGATGCAGCGTCGTTCCGTCGGCCTGAAGATGCATCATCTGCATATCGATGCGGTCCCAGCAATCGAGACGGAGCGCGACGGGTTGATCTTGATTCCAGACCGCCGCAAGGAGGAGTGGATCCTGACGGGCCCCAAGATTCATGCGGAGCGAGCGACAGCCTTGAATCAGAAGCGTGGGAATATGTTCAAACCCCTCGTGAAGATATTGAAGGGCTGGAACTCGCAACTCGATGAAGACACCGCCTTCAAGTCCTTCAGCCTCGAAACCATGGCCCTGCGCATCTTCGAGGCCCGGAACTTCGACTCGATGTTCGAGGGGGTCTTGCTGTTCTTTGATTTCCTCTGTGGCCGGTTCGCCGAGGACACGCACTTCGAGTGGCCCGATAGCCTGGGCGTCGGTCTGTCCAGACCGTGTTTTGAGTATCAGCTCCTCGATATTGCCGGCACCGGGTCGAACCTCTTCGCGAACCTGTCAGACGATCGGCGCGGAGCCTTTCTCGAGGCGGCTCTCAGGACGAGAGACCTTCTGTGGAAGGCGAAGTGCTCGCGGTCGAGGGATCAGTGCCTGAACTACCTGGAGGAAGCTTTCCCGGACGACGTCAACCCTTGAAGGCCACCTTCATCCCGCTTTGGAGCAATAGGAACAACGGAACCCCCATCAGCCCGAGCAGCCCGAAGCAGAGCGAGGCGAGAGCCCACACGACGGCCGGCCCGAGGGCCAGTGCTCCCTGCCTGCGTGCCTTCACGATCTGGATGAAGCCACGGAAGCCCGCGATCAGCTGGATGGTCGCGAGGATCGCGAGTGGACGGAACGTCCCTGCATCTCCCAGGTCGGTGCTCACCGCGACGAAGACCCACACCCAGCCGAGCACGAACATCCCCATGGCGACGCCACCGGAGATGAGGGCCTTGCGCACGAGCGGGTCCGAGCTGGTGGCGAGAGCAGTCATGGTTCCAGATGCTACCGCGACAGGAGTGGCTCTATGTTCCGGGCGCCATGACCATCACCGCGCTCAAGCCATTCATCCCTTCCGGAAAGGACTTCGCGGCGGCCCGGAGCTTCTTCCTGGAGCTGGGCTTCACGGTGAACTGGGAGGGGCAGGGGCTCGCGGAGCTGCAGCTCGGTGCGGCGGTCTTCCTCCTCCAGGACTTCCACAACCCGGTCGTGCAGGAGAACCTGATGATGTTCGTCCGGGTGGATGACCTGGATGCGTGGTGGAAGCACCTCCAGGAGTGCGGCGTGCTGGAGCGCTACCCTGGCGTCCGCGCCAAGGCGCCGACCGTGTATCCGTGGGGCCTGCGCGAGGTGCACCTGATCGACCCCGCCGGGGTGTGCTGGCACTTCGCCTAGAAAACCGTGGGCGGGCTGCGGTCTGGCGGATACGGTCCCGAGCCTCTCGCAGCTGGAGGACCACACCCTTGACCAACACCTTGCTCGGGACGACGTTGCTCGCGGTCCCCGTGACGGCGCTCTACGGCGCGCTCAACGCCTTCCTCACGGTGGGCCTCTCCATCAACGTCAGCCGCGTGCGCGGCAAGCACAACGTGTGGCGCGGTGATGGTGGACACGCCGACCTGATCGCCGCCATCCGCGCGCACGGGAACAACGTGGAGCACGTTCCCCTCGCGCTCATCCTGCTGCTGGTGGCCGAGCTGTGCGGCGGAAACTCGATGGCGCTCCATGCCTTCGGTGGCGCACTGCTCGTGGCGCGGCTGGCACACGCGTTCGGCCTGATCAAGGCCAGCCGCGTGCAGGTGGTGGGCGCACTGCTGACCCTGGTCGTGCAGGTGGGGCTCGCCGGGTACCTGCTCTGGCTGCGGCCCTGGAGCTGAGCCTTCCCCTCGGCTTTCTCACCGGTTTTGAGGCGAGCCGCGAGGGTTCCAACAGTTTGGACGCAACTCTGTTACCGCTCGTTCGAGAATCCACGTAGGACCGGGCCTCTATACCCCCGGACGCTCCTCTCCCCCTCAAGGAGGACATCATGGCCGTCGGTGGCGCAGGCTCGGCAAGCAGCGGTAGTAGAAGCGGAAGCGCGGGCGCCGGTCGGTCGGCTGGGAGTTCGAGCGCGGGTAAGAGTTCGAGTGCGAGCAGCGCCTCGAAGTCCACTGGCTCGATGGCTGCCGCGCGGGCGGCGGACCGGGCCAGCGTGAGTGGGTACTCCGCCGATAGCAAGGCCTCGACGAAGACTTCCGGGTCGATGGCCGCAGCACGGGCGGCGGACCGGGCGAGCGTGAAGGGCTACTCCGCCGAGACCAAGGCCTCGACGAAGACTTCTGGCTCGATGGCCGCCGCGCGAGCGGCGGACCGGGCGAGCGTGAAGGGCTACTCCGCCGAGAGCAGCTTCTCCTCGAAGAACTCGATGGCGGCGGCCCGTGCCGCGGATCGGGCGAGCGTGCTCGGCTATACGAGCGGCTCGCTCCGCAAGGGGACGACGAACGACACCGTCCGGGGCTTGCAGGACCGGTTGCGCTCAGCGGGATTCAATCCTGGAAAGACTGACGGGAAGTTCGGCCCCGCCACGGAGAGGGCCGTTCGAGACTTCCAGCGCGCGATGGGACTCAAGGCGGATGGCGTGGTGGGGCGGCGGACCTTCGAGGCCCTCAACAAGTCCTCGAGCTTCACGAAGGCCAATACTGTGAACACCCCGTCGACGACGACCGGCAAGCCGTTCGAAGCGATGGCCCGGCTCGCGGAACAGCACGGCCTCACCGTTACCTCGACCAACAAGGGAAAGCACAACGTCGGCTCGAAGCACTACCTGGGGCGGGCCATCGACGTGCGCACTCGCGGCGTGTCGCAGGAGCGCCTCGACGCCTTCATGGCCGATGCCCGGGCGCGTGGCTACACCGTGCTCGACGAGCGGACACGCCCGGCGGGACAGGCGGTCTGGGGCGGTCCCCACATCCACGTCCAGAATTGAGTGAAGTGGCGGTAGGGCACGGGAATCGAACTCGCCAGGGACGCCTCTCAGCGCCCCTCACCGGTTTTGAAGACCGGGCCGGCCACCAGGTCCGGAGGCCCTACCGCCGTCGATTACTGCCGCACGCCCCGGGCCCCGTCAACCCACGCGCCGTGCCCTCACCGCGTCTTCTTCGCGGCCTTGCCCGGCTTCAGCCCGGGCAACCCATTCACCAGGGTGCTCACCAGCAACTGCGCCAGTTCCTCCGCGGGTGAGCCCTTGAAGCCCGTGCACGTGAGCCGCAGGCTCACAATCCCGTGCAGCCCCGCCCAGAGCACCTCGGCCAGCTTCGAGGGCTCGGCGTCCTCCGCAATCCGTCCCGCGGCCTTCAAGTCCTCGAACACACGGACCAGCACGGCGAAGGATCTCGGCCCCGCGCCGTCCGCGTCGCTGAACAGCGCCGTCGACAGCTTCGGGTCCTCCATGAAGATGAGCCGGTAGGGCTCCGGCTGCGCCAGGCCGAACTTCACGTACGCCTCGGCCATCTTCGCCAGCCGCTCCAGGGGTTCCTCCACCTTCGCCGCCGGCTCCAGCGCGGCCAGCAGGTCCTGGAACCCGCGGACACACAGCTCGCGCGCAATCGCGTCCCGGTTCTCGAAGTGCAGGTACAGCGTCGCCGGTGCGTACTCCACCGCGTCCGCCAGCTTGCGCATCGAGAGGGCCGCGAAGCCCTCGCGCATCACCATGTCCCGCGCCACCCGGACGATCTGCTCGCGCAGCTCCGCCTTCTGCCGCTCCTTTCGCTCCGAAATCCCCATGTTCTTGACTGTAGGCCTTGACGTTCAGAACGGCCACCAGTAAATGAACACCGTTCACAGAACGGTGTTCATGAATCATCCGTCGTTCGGAACAAGGGAGCACGACATGGACAAGGTGGCGTTGTTCGGCGCATCGGGCGTCATCGGGCAGAGCGTGGCGCGGTCCCTCAAGGCGCAGGGGCGGGCCTACCGGGTGGTGGGTCGCTCGAAGGCCGGGCTCCAGCGTGAGTTCGGCGCGGACCCGCTGGCGGAGGTCGCCACCTGGAACCCCGAGGACATGGACTCCATCCGAGCCGCGGCCCGGGGCATCCACACGCTCATCTACATGGTGGGGGTGAACTACTGGCAGTTCCACCTCCACCCGCAGCTCATGCGCCGCACGCTCGACGCCGCCATCGCCGAGGGCGTGCAGCAGGTGCTCCTCATCGGCACCGTGTACCCGTACGGCCGCCCCCGCACCACGCCCGTCACCGAGGACCACCCCCGCGAGCCGCACACCTTCAAGGGGCGCATGCGCAAGGAGCAGGAGGACCTCCTTCTCGCCGAGCACGCCGCCGGCCGCATCCGCGGCACCATCCTCCGCCTCCCCGACTTCTACGGCCCCGGCGTGGACAAGAGCTTCCTCTACCGCCCCTTCCTCGCCGCGACGCAGGGCACGCGCGCCCAGCTCATCGGCCCCATCGACTCGCCGCACGAGTTCGTCTACGTGCCCGACGTGGGCCCCGTCGTCACCGCGCTCATGGACGAGCCCCGCGCGTACGGCCGCTGGTGGAACCTCGCCGGCGCGGGCGTCACCACCCAGCGCGCGCTCGTGAATGAAATCTTCGCCCAGGCCGGCCGGCCGCCGAAGCTCATGGCGTCAGGGAAGGGGATGCTCCGGCTGATGGGCCTCTTCGACCCGTTCATGAAGGAGCTGGTGGAGATGCACTACCTGCTCACCGAGCCCGTCCTCATGGACGACTCGGCGCTGCGGGGGCTGCTGGGCACCGTGCACAAGACGCCCTACAGCGAGGGCATCCGCCAGACGCTCGCTGCCACTCGCGCCGCGTCCGTCAGTCCAGCCCCCGCTGCCACAGGTCGTCCTCATCCAGTCCCATGAGGTGACCGACCTCGTGCATCACCGTGATTCCAATCTGCTCGATGAGCTCCTCGCGCGTCCTCGCGAAGCGCTCCAGGTTCTTCTGGTACAGCACGATGGACGCGGGGAAGTGGTCATACGCGTTCGTCACGCTGCGCTCGCCCACGGGCGTGCCCCGGAACACCCCGAGGATGCTCGGGGATAGCGGCGGGTCCTGGCCCAGCAGGTCCTCGTCCGAGGGCAGGTCCTCCACGGCAATCGTCACGTTGTCCAGGTACTGCTTCGCGTGGTGGGGCAGGGCCTTCACCGCGTCCTCCACCGCGCGGTCGAACTCCTCCTCCGCCAGCTGCACCGGGGGAGGGAACTCCTCGGGCACCAGCGCCTCCGCCTTCCCGAAGCGCTTCTTCGCCTCCTTTTCGTCCCCGCGCCGCTCCGCCATCAGCCCCAGGTAGTGGTGCGCCCACGCCTCGTCCGGCATGTCCTTCAGCACCTTGTCGAAGGCGGCCCGGGCCTCCTCGAAGCGGCACAGCTCGAACAGGGCGATGCCTCGCTCCAGCTGCGCGTCCACCGAGCGCGGCAGGTGCCGGAGCGCCTCGTCCAGGCTCGCCAGCGCCGTGGCGCACTCGCCCATCTGGTTCAGCCCCATGCCCTCCAGGAGGAGGAATTCGTAGAGCAGCTCCACATCATCGGCCTTCTGGGCCAGGCGCCGGCCTCGCGCACACAGGGCGAGCCCCTCCGCCACCGCCTCCCGGTCCTCCCCGGTGCGGCACACCAGGCAGTCCGCGGCGCCCAGGAGCACCTCCGGGTCCTCGGGCGCCAGCTTCAGGGCCTGTCCGTAGGCCCGGCCGGCCTCCTCCAGCCGGCCCAGTTCCACCAGGGCCGCCGCCCGGAAGTGGAGGGCCTCGGGCAGCTCGGGTGCGTCCGCCAGCAACCCCTCCGCTCCGGACAGGGCCGCCTCGAAGTCACCCGTCTCGAAGGCGTCCGCCACCGCGTCCAGTCGAGCCTCCATCCCCGCCACCCCCTCTCGCTTCGCGGTCCGCTTCCCCATGGGCCGGCACATATGAAGGCACAGCGAGCGTTGTCAACGACGGCCACGGCTGTTACGTTCCGCCCCCCGTCCAAGCGCGACGGAACGTCCCGTGAACATCCTTGTCGTCGACGACGATCTCGAGCTGTGCACCATGCTCTCTCGCTTCCTGGAGATGCATGGGTACACCGTGTACTCGGCGGCGGACGCCTTGCAGGCGCTCGACATCCTGGAGCGCAACCAGGTGGGCATGGTCATCACCGACTACCTCATGCCCCACCTGGACGGCATCCACTTCACGGAGATGCTCAAGGCGGACCCCCGCTTCCAGGCCGTTCCCGTCCTCCTGATGACGGGCAGCACGGAAGAGGGCATCACCGACCGCGGCCTGAGAAAGGGCGTCGCCCTGACGCTCCGCAAGCCGCTGGACATGGGGCAGTTGCTCACCCTCGTGCGCTTCGCCGAGTAACCCGGCAGGGAGCCCCGTGGTGGCCTGCACCCAGGGCCTCTGGTCGCGTCCGCTCGCCCACAGGTCCGCCCTTCCTGGTTGACATCGTTGGGCTGGCCCTTATGTTGGCGCTCGCCATGGCCGAGTGCTAACGGCCTGTGTCGTATCAATAAAATCCCCAGGAAATTCAGGAGGTTGCGATGGCAGCGAAGGAGATTTTCTTCCACCAGTCCGCGCGTGAGGCCATCCTGCGCGGTGTCCGGACTCTGTCGGACGCTGTCGCGGTGACCCTCGGCCCCAAGGGCCGCAATGTCGTCATCGAGAAGAGCTTCGGCTCGCCCACCATCACCAAGGACGGCGTCACCGTCGCCAAGGAGATCGATCTCGAGAACAAGTTCGAGAACATGGGCGCGCAGATGGTGAAGGAGGTCGCGTCCAAGACCTCCGACAAGGCTGGTGACGGCACCACCACCGCGACGGTGCTGGCGCGCTCCATCTACGAGGAGGGCCTGAAGCTGGTGGCCGCCGGCCACAGCCCGATGGACCTCAAGCGCGGCATCGACAAGGCCGTCGAGGTGGTGGTGGAGGAGCTGAAGAAGCTCTCCAAGCCCACCGCCGACAAGAAGGCCATCACGCAGGTGGGCACCATCTCCGCCAACGGCGATGAGACCATCGGCGGCATCATCGCGGACGCGATGGAGAAGGTGGGCAAGGAGGGCGTCATCACCGTCGAGGAGGCCAAGGGCCTGGAGACCAACCTCGACGTGGTGGAAGGCATGCAGTTCGACCGCGGCTACGTCTCTCCGTACTTCGTGACGAACCGCGAGCGCATGGAGGTCGTCGTCGACGACCCCTACATCCTCATCAGCGAGAAGAAGATCTCCTCGATGCAGGACATGATTCCCATCCTCGAGCAGGTGGCCCGCTCCGGCAAGCCGCTGCTCATCATCGCCGACGACATCGAGGGCGAGGCGCTGGCCACCCTGGTGGTGAACAAGATCCGCGGCGTGCTGAACGTGGCCGCGGTGAAGGCCCCGGGCTTCGGTGACCGCCGCAAGGAGATGCTGAAGGACATCGCCACCCTGACGGGCGGCACGGTCGTCAGCGAGGAACTCGGCCACAAGTACGAGAACCTGACGCTGAACGACCTGGGCCGCGCCAAGCGCATCACGGTGGACAAGGACAACACCACCATCGTCGACGGCGCCGGTGCCAAGGGCGAGATTGAGGGCCGCATCAAGCTCATCCGCTCGCAGATCGACACCGTCACCAGCGACTACGACCGCGAGAAGCTCCAGGAGCGGCTGGCCAAGCTGGTGGGCGGCGTGGCCGTCATCAACGTGGGCGCCGCCACCGAGACGGAGATGAAGGAGAAGAAGGCCCGCGTGGAGGACGCGCTGCACGCGACTCGCGCGGCCGTCGAGGAGGGCATCGTCCCTGGCGGCGGCGTGGCCTACCTGCGCACGCTGACCGCGCTGGAGAAGCTGAAGCTGGGCGGTGAGCAGGACTTCGGCGTGGACATCATCCGCCGCGCGCTCCAGGAGCCGCTGCGCAAGATTGCCAGCAACGCAGGCGTCGAGGGCGCCGTGGTCATCAACAAGGTCCGCGAGGGCAAGGGCGCGTTCGGCTACAACGCCCGTACCGATGTGTACGAGGACCTGGAGAAGGCCGGCGTCATCGACCCGACGAAGGTCGAGCGCACCGCGCTGCAGAACGCCGCGTCCGTGGCCTCGCTGCTGCTGACCACGGAGGCGATGATCGCCGACCGCCCCGCGAAGAAGAAGGGCAAGAACGGCGGCGGCGGCGGCGGTGGGATGCCGGACTACGGCGGCGACGACATGGAGTACTGAGCCGCCTCCAGCAGCCCGGGGCAGTCGCCTCGGGCCCGCCGGGTCGGTGATGGATTCTTGATGTTGGGACGCGGCCCTGGATGCCTCCTCGAGAGGCGCCGGGGCCGTGGCTTTTTCCGGGGCAGGGGAGGGGCTGCGCCGTGCTTCAGGGCACCCGGCCCACCGCGCCCCCGGTGCCGCTCTCCTGCGACGTGTAGAGGAGCGTCTCGCCGTCCACCAGCAGGCCGCCCGGGCCCGTGCCCGAGGGGCCCACCGGGTCCGAGGTGCCGGGCGCGCAGGGTCGCACGCGGCGCAGGAAGTCCGCGCTGTCGGCGCGCGATTCCTTGAAGTAGACCACCCCGTTCAGCTCCACCGGGAACATGGGTCCTTGGAGTCCTTCGGCGAGGACCCCAGCCGTGCCTCCTCCTCGTGGCAACTCGAGGAGCCGGCCGGTGCCGCCGCTCCCTTCGGTGATGAGGAAGTGTGTGGGCGTCACCTCCAGCGAACTGCCCTGCGTCACCGTTGCATCCCGGTGTTCAGCGGACGCGCTGCCATCCAATGGGACGCGGTAGAGGCCCGGAGTGGTGCCTCCGGTAACGAGGAACCACACGTCCGTGCCTACCACCCGCGCGCCTCGCACCCGGGCCGCGCTCGGGCCGGCGTACAGCTCCTGGCGGTTGTTCCCGTCGGTGTCCACCCGGAGCAGCCACCGGTTGCCCGTGGCCACCACCAGCACGTCGCGGCCGGAGAGGGTGGCGCGCAGCACTTCCGTGCCACCGACGGTGACGTTGTTGAGCGTCGCGTCGATGGGCAGGTCACCCCGCTTCCCCGTCGCCTTGTCCACGCGCCAGAGCCCGTCCAGGTCCAGCACGTAGACGCTCGTCGCATCCACCGCGATGGCGTCCGGTGCGCGAAAGCCCGAGGCAAAGGGCGCGGCAGTGCCGCCCGAGCGAGAGAGCTTGAGCACCTGGCCCGCGCCCGGAGTCGGCTGCTGGGGATTCAGCGAATGCGACTCGGAGATGTAGAGGTCCGTCGCGTCCAGGGCGAGCCGGCGCGGCGTGTTCAACCGCGTGGCCAGCTCCGTTCCGGTTTGCCCGGCGGGGGCCTCGCAGACTCCACCGTCGGCCGTGCCCGCATCCGTGCTTCCACCGTCCACGCCCGTGCCCGCGTCGTCTTCCGTGCCCGCGTCGGAAGGCTCCGTGCCTCCGTCGGGTTCGGTGCCTCCGTCTGGCTCCGTGCCACCGTCCTCCGTGACGCCCGCGTCGTCGCCGCCCGTCCCGGAGTCCTCCGTCCCGCCCGCGTCCGGCCGTCCCGGCTGCGGTGACGACCCCGAGGAGCAGGCCACCGCGAGCAGCAGGACGGACAGGAGCGTGCGTTTCATGGGACTTCTCTCTTGAAGGCACGGCTCAGCTCGCGGCTGAGGGCCGTGGTGTCGGACAGCAGCTTGGGCAGACACGCGGCGGCACCGGCGCGCAGGGACTCCAGCGCCGTCTCCATCGTGAGGTGCTCGGCCAGCACGACGAAGGGCGCGCCCTGCGCCAGCGCCTTGCCCAGCTCCA contains these protein-coding regions:
- a CDS encoding peptidoglycan-binding domain-containing protein; amino-acid sequence: MAAARAADRASVKGYSAETKASTKTSGSMAAARAADRASVKGYSAESSFSSKNSMAAARAADRASVLGYTSGSLRKGTTNDTVRGLQDRLRSAGFNPGKTDGKFGPATERAVRDFQRAMGLKADGVVGRRTFEALNKSSSFTKANTVNTPSTTTGKPFEAMARLAEQHGLTVTSTNKGKHNVGSKHYLGRAIDVRTRGVSQERLDAFMADARARGYTVLDERTRPAGQAVWGGPHIHVQN
- a CDS encoding MAPEG family protein, with translation MTNTLLGTTLLAVPVTALYGALNAFLTVGLSINVSRVRGKHNVWRGDGGHADLIAAIRAHGNNVEHVPLALILLLVAELCGGNSMALHAFGGALLVARLAHAFGLIKASRVQVVGALLTLVVQVGLAGYLLWLRPWS
- a CDS encoding NAD-dependent epimerase/dehydratase family protein; amino-acid sequence: MDKVALFGASGVIGQSVARSLKAQGRAYRVVGRSKAGLQREFGADPLAEVATWNPEDMDSIRAAARGIHTLIYMVGVNYWQFHLHPQLMRRTLDAAIAEGVQQVLLIGTVYPYGRPRTTPVTEDHPREPHTFKGRMRKEQEDLLLAEHAAGRIRGTILRLPDFYGPGVDKSFLYRPFLAATQGTRAQLIGPIDSPHEFVYVPDVGPVVTALMDEPRAYGRWWNLAGAGVTTQRALVNEIFAQAGRPPKLMASGKGMLRLMGLFDPFMKELVEMHYLLTEPVLMDDSALRGLLGTVHKTPYSEGIRQTLAATRAASVSPAPAATGRPHPVP
- a CDS encoding TetR/AcrR family transcriptional regulator — translated: MGISERKERQKAELREQIVRVARDMVMREGFAALSMRKLADAVEYAPATLYLHFENRDAIARELCVRGFQDLLAALEPAAKVEEPLERLAKMAEAYVKFGLAQPEPYRLIFMEDPKLSTALFSDADGAGPRSFAVLVRVFEDLKAAGRIAEDAEPSKLAEVLWAGLHGIVSLRLTCTGFKGSPAEELAQLLVSTLVNGLPGLKPGKAAKKTR
- a CDS encoding SMODS domain-containing nucleotidyltransferase, which codes for MNLDFLDEQMAELSRQLEPSEAQRSAARKSQRAIREALDSGNMASRIITDYLSGSYARHTAIAPIDDVDIIFVIDPSKWRNPGSGGRPAPEKVLETFAGAIRLRRDSSTVMMQRRSVGLKMHHLHIDAVPAIETERDGLILIPDRRKEEWILTGPKIHAERATALNQKRGNMFKPLVKILKGWNSQLDEDTAFKSFSLETMALRIFEARNFDSMFEGVLLFFDFLCGRFAEDTHFEWPDSLGVGLSRPCFEYQLLDIAGTGSNLFANLSDDRRGAFLEAALRTRDLLWKAKCSRSRDQCLNYLEEAFPDDVNP
- a CDS encoding VOC family protein, which produces MLPRQEWLYVPGAMTITALKPFIPSGKDFAAARSFFLELGFTVNWEGQGLAELQLGAAVFLLQDFHNPVVQENLMMFVRVDDLDAWWKHLQECGVLERYPGVRAKAPTVYPWGLREVHLIDPAGVCWHFA
- a CDS encoding response regulator; the protein is MNILVVDDDLELCTMLSRFLEMHGYTVYSAADALQALDILERNQVGMVITDYLMPHLDGIHFTEMLKADPRFQAVPVLLMTGSTEEGITDRGLRKGVALTLRKPLDMGQLLTLVRFAE
- a CDS encoding DUF6602 domain-containing protein, with product MSTWSLKQILASLHDDIQQRLSIARRSFHHPGTKGDASERVWLELLQTYLSQRYQATTAHVVDSDGRFSDQIDVVVFDRQYSPFIFNFEGQTILPAESVYAVFEAKQSINATQVAYARQKVASVRQLKRTSLPIPHAGGTYPPKSLQPILGGLLTLESEWTPPLGDALLEALATGDAAGHLDIGCVAAHGLYFLGQNGSYVVTEKGKPATAFLLELIARLQTMATVPMIDVRAYARWLAD
- a CDS encoding metallopeptidase family protein, whose product is MGKRTAKREGVAGMEARLDAVADAFETGDFEAALSGAEGLLADAPELPEALHFRAAALVELGRLEEAGRAYGQALKLAPEDPEVLLGAADCLVCRTGEDREAVAEGLALCARGRRLAQKADDVELLYEFLLLEGMGLNQMGECATALASLDEALRHLPRSVDAQLERGIALFELCRFEEARAAFDKVLKDMPDEAWAHHYLGLMAERRGDEKEAKKRFGKAEALVPEEFPPPVQLAEEEFDRAVEDAVKALPHHAKQYLDNVTIAVEDLPSDEDLLGQDPPLSPSILGVFRGTPVGERSVTNAYDHFPASIVLYQKNLERFARTREELIEQIGITVMHEVGHLMGLDEDDLWQRGLD
- a CDS encoding GNAT family N-acyltransferase; protein product: MTSMHCRVATTQRELDDALRVRWAVFGGELRLISGKVPPSRREVGCFDTLDTTMHLVVYADREPVATARLLLPNPEVAHDTGGRLGLELEQRLDLSGVVGPSRLFAETARFCVLERWRHSEAVARLHAGIYEESRRRGVTHWIAAANLDTDSEEDARLVYQVAAHRGWLSPRWKVKVSVPGEPPAIPSDPLYTPQERARARQGQLDGLRMPRAPSLFARKMGARFVSEAIYEAGFRRFTLPLIAALDEIPASTLARFEALDSRASHAA